TTCGCTGCGCTCACTCACGACGCCGCACTCACGGGCTCGTCGAGGAGCGGGGTGGTTCGGTCGTCCTCGTCGGCGCGGCGGCCGAGCAGGAAAGCGTGCCGGGGATCCCAGTACGCCACGGCCCGCTCCCCCGGCGTGAACCGCTGCTGGGCGCCACTGTTGGCAACGAAGACACTCAGCTCGGTGCCCCAGCCGGTGCGCAGCAGATACTGCGTGCTGACGCCGACGTAGGAGGCGTCGGTGACCGTCCCGTCCAGGTACTGACTGCCGGCGGGCACCTGGTCGGCGGCGCCGGCCAGGTGCAGCTTCTCGGGACGTACCCCGAGATGGACCGGACCCTGGTCGGCGCGGGACCGGCCCGCGGGCACCGAGAACCGCGAGCCGTGCGCGGTGACCAGGATGTCCCCGCCGTTGCCGCCGGTGACCTCGCCGGCGATCAGGTTGGACTGGCCGAGGAAGTTGGCCACGAACGCGGTCGCCGGGAACTCGTAGATCTCGGCCGGCGCGCCCAGCTGCTCGATCCGGCCGGCGTTCATCACCGCGACCGTGTCGGCCATCGTCATGGCCTCCTCCTGGTCGTGGGTGACGTGCACGAACGTGATGCCGACCTCGGTCTGGATCCGCTTGAGTTCGATCTGCATCTGGCGACGCAGCTTGAGGTCGAGCGCGCCGAGCGGCTCGTCGAGCAGCAGCACCTGCGGATGGTTGATCAGCGCCCGAGCCAGCGCGACCCGCTGCTGCTGACCACCGGAGAGCTGGCCGGGACGCCGCCGCTCGTACCCGTCGAGCTGCACCAGCGACAGCATCTGCCGGACCTGCCCGTCGACGGAGCGGATGCCGCGCCGGCGCAGCCCGAAGGCCACGTTCTCGAAGATGTCCAGGTGCGGGAAGAGCGCGTAGCTCTGGAACACCGTGTTGACCGGCCGCCTGTACGGGCGCAGCCGGGCGATGTCCCGGTCGCCGAGCAGCACCTGCCCACCGGTCGGCTCCTCCAGGCCGGCGATCATCCGCAGCGTGGTGGTCTTGCCGCAGCCGGAGGCGCCGAGCAGGGCGAAGAACGAGCCCTGGCCGATCGTCAGGCTCAGGTCGTCGACGGCGGTGAACGCGCCGAACGTCTTGGTGAGATGGGCCAGCCTCAGGTCGCCGGCCGGGGTCTCCCGCGCCATCGTCACGCTCCGATAACCTGCTGGAACTTGGTCTCGTACTCGCGCTCCTGCTGCTCGTCCAGCGCCATGAAGACGCGGGCCTTGGCGAGGATGGCCTCGTCCGGGAAGATCAACGGGTTGGCGGCCAGCTCCGGGTCGATCTTCTCCATCTCCTCCTGCGCGCCCTGCACCGGGCAGATGTAGTTGACGTACGCGGCGAGCTGGGCGGCGACCGCCGGGTCGTAGTAGTGGTTGATCAGCTCTTCGGCGTTGCCCTTGTGGGTGGCCCGGTTCGGCACGAGCATGTTGTCCGACCAGAGCATCACGCCGGAGTCCGGCACCACGAACTGGATCCGCTCGTCCTCGAAGCCGAGCTGGATGATGTCGCCGGACCAGCCGATGCAGGCCGCGATGTCGCCCTTGGCCAGGTCGGGTGCGTAGTCGTTGCCGGTGAACCGGCGGATCTGCCCGGAGGCGACCGCCTTCTTGAGTTTGTTGAGCGCGTCGTCGAACTGGTTGGCGGTGAAGTCGGCCGGGTTGTGACCGTTGGACATCAACAGCAGCCCCATGGTGTCGCGCATCTCGGTCAGCGCGGTCACCTTGCCCTTCAGGTCGGGGCGGGTGAGCAACTCGTCGACGGTCCGGACCTCCCCGGTGACCCGGCCGTTGTACGCGAGGCCGGCCAGGCCCGACTGCCACGGGACGGCGAGGTGGTTGTCGACATCGAAGGGCCGGTTGCGCAGCGACGGCAGCAGGTTGGCCTCGACGGCGGGCAGCTTCGCCTTGTCGAGCCGCTGGATCCAGCCGAGCCGGATCATGCGGGCGGCCATCCAGTCGGTGAGCACCATGAGGTCCCGCCCGGTGCTCTGACAGGCGGAAAGCTGGTTCTGCACCTTGCCGAAGAACTCGTTGTTGTCGTTGACGTCCTCGGTGTACGTCACCTGGATGCCGGTCCTGCTGACGAAGGCGTCGAGACTCGGGCGCTTCGACTCGTCGTCCTCGTCGACGTCCATGTACTGCGGCCAGTTGGAGAAGGCCAGCGTCTTCTCCGTACCGGACACGTCCTCGCTGACGCAGCCGGCCTCCGTCTGCTGCGCGCCGGGGGTGCCGCAGCCGGCGAGGGCGCCACCGCTGGCGAGCAGCGCGGCCGAGCCGAGGGTGCCGGTGAGCAGACCACGCCGGGTGAGGGGCCGGAAGGCACTACGCATGTGACGACTCCTATGGGGGTGATCGTCGGCGGCGGGACGGGGGTGGGCGCGCCGGCTGGAGGGTCAATGGCGATGGACGACTGATCGTGACATGAGGAAACCTCTCTCACAAGGGATTCCGTTGCTGGAATAGCTATAGACGACGAATTACGCCAGCGCGGCCGTTGGCGATAGGCTCAGCCCGGTGACGGACATGGGGAGCGGTCGATGACGAACCGGCAGCAGGAGAACGGCAACGGCGGGCGCCGGGTCAGCGTGCGCGACGGTGCCAGCCACGCCCTGCTCGACGACGTGGCCAAGCAGATCATCGAGCAGCTGCAGCAGGACGGCCGCCGCCCGTACGCGACGATCGGTAAGGCGGTGGGGCTCTCCGAGGCGGCGGTACGCCAGCGCGTGCAGCGCCTGCTCGACGCCGGGGTGATGCAGATCGTCGCGGTGACCGACCCGCTCCAACTCGGCTTTCCGAGGCAGGCCATGATCGGGCTGCGTACCGACGGCGATCTGGAGAGCGTGGCCGACCGCATCGCCGAGTTGGAGGAGGTCGACTACGTGGTGATCACCGCCGGCTCCTTCGACCTGCTGGCCGAGGTGGTCTGCCGCAACGACGAGCACCTGCTGGAGATCCTGCAACGGCTGCGCGCGGTCACCGGCGTGCTCTCCACCGAGGCGTTCGTCTACCTCAAGCTCCGCAAGCAGACCTACAGCTGGGGCACCGCCTAACCCACCCCGCCTCACCCCGCCCCGCCCCGCCCCGCACGGCACGGCACGGCACGGCACGGCACGGCGATCATGGTGTTGTGGCAGCGACAAACCAGGGCGATCGGCGCGTTTCCGCGACCACAACTCCATGATCGGCGCGCGGACGGTCGGCGCGTGAGGGACGGCACGCGCTCGGTCGGCGTGTGCGTGGTCGGCGCGGACGGTCAGTGCGGGAGGCCGTCGCAGGAGGTCGGCGCAGGGGTGGTGGCGACGAACGCGCGCCAGGCGTCGGGGGTGAAGGTCAGCGTGCCGCCGGTCCGGTCCTTGCTGTCGCGTACCAGGACCCGGCCGGGCAGATTGTCGGCCACCTCGAC
This is a stretch of genomic DNA from Micromonospora sp. WMMD1082. It encodes these proteins:
- a CDS encoding spermidine/putrescine ABC transporter substrate-binding protein; the encoded protein is MRSAFRPLTRRGLLTGTLGSAALLASGGALAGCGTPGAQQTEAGCVSEDVSGTEKTLAFSNWPQYMDVDEDDESKRPSLDAFVSRTGIQVTYTEDVNDNNEFFGKVQNQLSACQSTGRDLMVLTDWMAARMIRLGWIQRLDKAKLPAVEANLLPSLRNRPFDVDNHLAVPWQSGLAGLAYNGRVTGEVRTVDELLTRPDLKGKVTALTEMRDTMGLLLMSNGHNPADFTANQFDDALNKLKKAVASGQIRRFTGNDYAPDLAKGDIAACIGWSGDIIQLGFEDERIQFVVPDSGVMLWSDNMLVPNRATHKGNAEELINHYYDPAVAAQLAAYVNYICPVQGAQEEMEKIDPELAANPLIFPDEAILAKARVFMALDEQQEREYETKFQQVIGA
- a CDS encoding ABC transporter ATP-binding protein is translated as MARETPAGDLRLAHLTKTFGAFTAVDDLSLTIGQGSFFALLGASGCGKTTTLRMIAGLEEPTGGQVLLGDRDIARLRPYRRPVNTVFQSYALFPHLDIFENVAFGLRRRGIRSVDGQVRQMLSLVQLDGYERRRPGQLSGGQQQRVALARALINHPQVLLLDEPLGALDLKLRRQMQIELKRIQTEVGITFVHVTHDQEEAMTMADTVAVMNAGRIEQLGAPAEIYEFPATAFVANFLGQSNLIAGEVTGGNGGDILVTAHGSRFSVPAGRSRADQGPVHLGVRPEKLHLAGAADQVPAGSQYLDGTVTDASYVGVSTQYLLRTGWGTELSVFVANSGAQQRFTPGERAVAYWDPRHAFLLGRRADEDDRTTPLLDEPVSAAS
- a CDS encoding DUF397 domain-containing protein — protein: MELTDARWRTATRSSNNGGACVEVADNLPGRVLVRDSKDRTGGTLTFTPDAWRAFVATTPAPTSCDGLPH
- a CDS encoding Lrp/AsnC family transcriptional regulator, with amino-acid sequence MTNRQQENGNGGRRVSVRDGASHALLDDVAKQIIEQLQQDGRRPYATIGKAVGLSEAAVRQRVQRLLDAGVMQIVAVTDPLQLGFPRQAMIGLRTDGDLESVADRIAELEEVDYVVITAGSFDLLAEVVCRNDEHLLEILQRLRAVTGVLSTEAFVYLKLRKQTYSWGTA